A window from Zingiber officinale cultivar Zhangliang chromosome 7A, Zo_v1.1, whole genome shotgun sequence encodes these proteins:
- the LOC122002074 gene encoding 26S proteasome non-ATPase regulatory subunit 7 homolog A-like: protein MDVVKAQQMSWRVVEKVIVHPLVLLSIVDNYNRVARDTRKRVVGVLLGSSSKGTVDVTNSYAVPFEEDERDPNIWFLDHNYHEAMFSMFKRINAKENVVGWYSTGPKLRENDLDIHALFTDYVLNPVLVIIDVQPKELGIPTKAYYAVEEVKENATQKSQKVFVHVPSEIAAHEVEEIGVEHLLRDVKDTTISTLATEVTGKLAALKGLDARLHEIRGYLELVIDGKLPLNHEILYNLQDIFNLLPNLNVNELIKAFAVKTNDMMLVIYLSSLIRSVIALHNLINNKMLNKEHEKAEDSRPSATTTVN from the exons ATGGACGTTGTGAAGGCGCAGCAGATGTCCTGGAGGGTGGTGGAGAAGGTCATCGTGCACCCCCTCGTGCTGCTCAGTATCGTCGACAACTACAACCGCGTCGCCCGCGACACCCGCAAGCGCGTCGTCGGCGTCCTACTTGGATCCTCGTCCAAGGGCACGGTCGACGTCACCAATTCCTACGCAG TGCCTTTTGAAGAGGATGAGAGAGATCCAAACATTTGGTTTCTCGATCACAATTACCATGAGGCAATGTTTTCTATGTTTAAGAGAATAAATG CCAAGGAGAATGTTGTAGGATGGTATAGCACAGGGCCCAAGCTGCGGGAAAATGATTTGGATATCCACGCTTTGTTTACTGA TTATGTTTTAAATCCTGTCTTGGTAATCATCGATGTGCAACCTAAAGAGCTTGGTATACCTACCAAAGCATATTATGCTGTCGAAGAAGTCAAAGAG AATGCCACACAGAAAAGCCAGAAGGTGTTTGTGCATGTCCCTTCAGAAATTGCTGCTCATGAAGTTGAGGAAATCG GAGTGGAACACTTGCTGAGAGATGTCAAGGATACAACAATAAGTACGCTAGCAACTGAG GTCACAGGCAAACTTGCAGCACTGAAGGGGCTCGATGCAAGGTTACATGAGATACGTGGTTATCTAGAACTTGTTATCGATGGGAAGTTACCTCTGAATCATGAGATATTATACAACTTGCAG GACATATTCAATCTACTTCCGAATCTTAATGTGAACGAGTTGATCAAGGCATTTGCAG TGAAAACAAATGACATGATGCTGGTTATATACCTTTCTTCCCTCATCCGAAGTGTTATTGCACTTCACAATTTGATAAACAACAAA ATGCTCAACAAGGAACATGAGAAAGCTGAAGACTCCAGACCCTCTGCGACAACTACCGTGAACTAG
- the LOC122002075 gene encoding uncharacterized protein LOC122002075, which translates to MHFPMKIQPIDAGGAAELAQRSDPARPAAKSRLKRLWQFPSVLRSSSAEKLAGAGDEREKKREDAGDLDAMLFRFSEEGSHEKPPRGRCICFNANFDDSSDDDFEARDADAPPDAAEVIKGLVPCASVTERNLLADASKILEKAVSENKHVSRRMVVDGLRSAGYDAAICKSQWNKNPSFPTGEYEYVDVVVADGGGHRLLVDVDFKSEFEVARPTKSYRAVLQNLPSLFVGPPDRLQRIVALASAASRQSLKKKGLHVPPWRRSDYMQAKWLSPSYQRTTDFETQDENSSGGGGGGGSVILRSISALHLSNEFNSSAGEDETIKVKTEPRGTSPASPKAGDKLISGLSSIL; encoded by the exons ATGCATTTCCCGATGAAGATCCAGCCGATCGACGCCGGCGGAGCTGCGGAACTTGCTCAGAGGAGCGACCCAGCGAGGCCGGCGGCCAAGTCGCGGCTGAAGAGGCTGTGGCAGTTTCCGAGCGTTCTTAGGTCTTCCTCGGCCGAGAAGCTCGCCGGAGCCGGAGacgagagagaaaagaagagggaGGACGCCGGCGATCTAGATGCGATGCTTTTCCGCTTCAGCGAGGAAGGGAGCCACGAGAAACCGCCGAGGGGGCGCTGCATCTGCTTCAACGCCAATTTCGATGACAGCTCCGACGACGACTTCGAGGCCCGAGACGCAGATGCGCCTCCGGACGCCGCCGAGGTGATCAAG GGATTGGTGCCCTGCGCGAGCGTGACGGAGAGAAATCTCTTGGCGGACGCGTCGAAGATCTTGGAGAAGGCGGTCTCCGAGAACAAGCATGTTAGCCGGAGAATGGTGGTGGACGGTCTTCGCTCCGCAGGCTACGACGCCGCCATCTGCAAGTCTCAGTGGAATAAAAATCCCTCTTTTCCCACAGGGGAGTACGAGTACGTCGACGTGGTGGTAGCCGACGGCGGCGGGCACCGCCTCCTGGTGGACGTGGACTTCAAGTCGGAGTTCGAGGTGGCGCGGCCGACCAAGTCTTACCGCGCCGTACTCCAGAACCTCCCGTCGCTGTTCGTCGGCCCGCCCGACCGGCTCCAGCGGATCGTCGCCCTCGCGTCGGCGGCCTCGCGGCAGAGCCTGAAGAAGAAGGGCCTTCACGTTCCGCCCTGGAGGCGATCGGACTACATGCAAGCCAAGTGGCTCTCCCCTAGTTACCAGCGCACGACCGACTTCGAAACCCAGGACGAGAACAgctccggcggcggcggcggcggcggcagcgtCATTCTCCGGTCGATCTCAGCACTTCATCTTTCCAACGAGTTCAACAGCTCCGCTGGGGAAGATGAGACCATAAAAGTGAAAACTGAGCCACGGGGAACATCGCCGGCGAGCCCGAAGGCCGGTGATAAGCTCATCTCCGGCCTTTCTTCCATCCTCTAA
- the LOC122002076 gene encoding tryptophan synthase alpha chain-like — protein sequence MVVASKASLSLLPLRSSSGISFSCRPSSTSISWGRSCTPMASLSVASAPAISEIFSRLKEKNKVAFIPFITAGDPDLSTTSKALKVLDSSGSDLIELGIPYSDPLADGPVIQAAATRALAKGTNFDGVISMLSEVVPELSCPIALFTYYNPILKRGIDKFMSIIKDVGVRGLVVPDVPLEETENLRKEAVRHKIELVLLTTPTTPTERMKGIVQASRGFVYLVSSVGVTGARTSVSSRVQSLLQEIKEATTKPVAVGFGISKPEHVKQVAGWGADGVIVGSAIVKLLGEAKSPEEGLKELESFTRSLKAALP from the exons ATGGTGGTCGCCTCCAAGGCATCACTCTCTCTGCTGCCCCTCAGGAGCTCCTCTGGTATCTCGTTCTCTTGTCGACCATCCTCCACGTCGATCTCTTGGGGACGATCCTGCACGCCAATGGCATCTCTCAGCGTCGCGTCGGCGCCTGCGATCTCCGAGATCTTCTCCCGGTTGAAGGAGAAAAATAAG GTTGCATTTATTCCCTTTATTACTGCTGGAGATCCTGATCTATCCACGACATCAAAAGCACTTAAAGTTCTTGATTCTTCCGGATCAGACTTGATAGAATTAGGGATTCCCTATTCTGATCCATTGGCAGATGGGCCTGTAATCCAG GCGGCTGCCACACGGGCTCTGGCAAAAGGCACAAATTTTGATGGAGTTATCTCAATGTTAAGTGAG GTTGTACCTGAACTTTCATGTCCAATTGCTCTCTTTACATATTACAATCCAATTCTGAAGCGGGGAATCGATAAGTTCATGTCTATTATAAAAGATGTTGGTGTTCGGG GGCTTGTGGTGCCTGATGTCCCTTTAGAGGAGACTGAGAATTTAAGAAAGGAAGCTGTTAGGCATAAAATTGAGCTG GTGCTTCTTACAACACCTACCACCCCAACAGAAAGAATGAAAGGAATTGTACAAGCTTCACGAGGATTTGTTTACTTG GTTAGCTCTGTTGGAGTTACTGGTGCCCGTACATCTGTTAGTTCACGTGTGCAATCTCTCCTGCAAGAGATTAAAGAG GCCACAACTAAACCAGTTGCCGTTGGCTTTGGCATATCTAAACCAGAGCATGTGAAACAG GTAGCTGGATGGGGAGCTGACGGTGTGATCGTTGGTAGTGCAATAGTGAAACTTTTAGGCGAGGCGAAATCCCCAGAAGAAGGGCTGAAAGAGCTTGAATCCTTCACTAGGTCCTTGAAGGCTGCTCTGCCCTGA